The Engystomops pustulosus chromosome 1, aEngPut4.maternal, whole genome shotgun sequence genome has a window encoding:
- the SUB1 gene encoding activated RNA polymerase II transcriptional coactivator p15 gives MPKSKELVSSSSSGSESDSEVDQKAKRKKQPPPPEKEKPAKKQKSGESSKASASAKQSSSSRQEDNMFQIGKMRYVSVRDFKGKVLIDIREYFMDNQGDMKPGRKGISLNPEQWNQLKEQMSDIDDAMRKL, from the exons atgCCAAAATCAAAGGAACTAGTGTCCTCCAGCTCGTCGGGGAGCGAATCTGATAGTGAAGTTGATCAAAAG gcaaaaagaaaaaagcagcccccacccccagagAAGGAGAAGCCAGCAAAGAAGCAGAAGTCAGGAGAAAGCTCTAAAGCATCTGCCTCTGCTAAacagagcagcagcagccgccaggAGGATAACATGTTCCAG attGGAAAAATGCGGTACGTGAGCGTTCGCGACTTCAAAGGAAAAGTTCTCATTGATATTAGAGAATACTTTATGGACAACCAAGGAGATATGAAGCCTGGAAGGAAAG GAATCTCTCTGAACCCGGAGCAGTGGAATCAGCTGAAGGAACAGATGTCCGACATTGACGACGCAATGAGAAAACTGTAA